Below is a window of Quercus robur chromosome 6, dhQueRobu3.1, whole genome shotgun sequence DNA.
GTAAGGCTTTGCGTCAGATTTCTAAATCACCATTTACACACAAGATTGATAGGGCTAAACTCCCTCGCTGATTTACACAACCCACTTTTACTATTTATAACGGGAGGACCAACCCAGAAGAGCATGTTAGTCATTTCAATTAGAGGATGGCTGCTCACTCTAGGAATGAAActttgatgtgcaaggtgtttCCCTCTAGCTTGGGACCTGTCGCAATAAGGTGGTTTGATGGGTTGGATGAGGGCTCAATTAGCTCTTTTGAAGAGCTCACTAGGGCTTTCGAGGCTCGATTTGTTACGTGTAACAAGGTTCCTCATCCTTTAGATTCCCTGCTATCTATGATAATGAGAGAGGGTGAAACCCTAAAAACTTACTCAGATAGGTACTAGGCAACGTTTAATAAGATAGACAAAGATTTTGAAGACGTGGCAATAAGGAAATTTAAAGTTGGCCTCTCCACCGAGCATGATTTGATGAAGTCCCTAACAATGAAACCTGAGCAAAGCATGCGCCAATTTACGGATCAGATTGATAAGCACAAATGAGTTGAGGAGGATAAACAGCAAAGGAAGGGGAAGGCAAAGATTGCTCCTCTTGACCGAAGAGATTTCAAGTCGGAGAGATATAATAACAGCCGACCTAGGAGGGATTTTGCTAGACATACTGGGCATCCTAGTGCGCAAGTGGTTAGTACAATGTTCAAGGAGCTTGTTCATCAAATCCTTGAGAAGATAAAAGTTGAACCATACTTTAAGTGGCCAAACAAAATGGAAGGTAACCCCACGAAGCGTAATCAGGCTTTTTACTATCAGTATCACCAGGATCGTGGACACACTACTGAGGATTGTAGAACTCTCCGTGATTACTTGGAACAATTGGTCAAGGTAGGGAAGCTAAGACATTTTATGCATCAACCCTTTAGGCAAGAAAGTCAGGTTGGGTCGGCATACCAGAGGGAGTCTGTCTCGAGACCATCCCTGGGAACAATTAGTGTTATTTTTACAGCCCCAGGTCGGATTAGGGGATGCCCTTCTAGGGTTATCTCCATAGCAAGACCAAATATCGAGGATTCGGTCCTAGAGTCTAAACGAGAGAGATTGGAAGTCCGACTAGCTTTGAGCTTTTCTGATTTTACTATCAGTATCACCAAGATCGTGGACAGACTACCGAGGATTGTAGAACTCTCTGTGATTACTTGGAACAATTGGTCAAGGTAGGGAAGCTAAGACATTTTATGCATCAACCCTCTAGGCAAGAGAGTCAGGTTAGGTCGGCATACCAGAGGGAGTCTGTCTCGAGACCATCCCTGGGAACAATTAGTGTTATTTTTACAGCCCCAGGTCAGATTAAGGGATGCCTTTCTAGGGTTATCTCCATAGCAAGACCAAATACCGAGGATTCGGTCCTTGAGTCTAAACGAGGGAGATTGGAAGTCCGACTAGCTTTGAGCTTTTCTGATGAAGACAAGGTTGGAACTTATTAATCGCATGCTTATGCCTTAGTAGTAACCCTTCGGATTAGAGGGCACGATGTAAGGAGGGTCTTGGTAGACTAAGGCAGTAGGGCAAAGATCATGTATCTCGACCTAATTTGATTTGAAACATGAGGACTTGATTAGTTATGACTCCCTTTTGGTGTGATTTGATGGGAGGATAGTCATCCCAAGGGGCTTGATCAACTTGCCTATTCACCGACAATCTCCCCTTATGGGCTAGCTACTTTTCCACATCTTCTTAAGGGTTTTTCCAGTGGAAGATTCACCCTTATTCTTATGAATTTTGCTTAGTTTGACATCCATGATCTAGCATCTGCTTCCATAAAGATCCCCAAATTACTATCTATCTCCTTCCTTATCTTCTTTGTCATAATATCAAAAGGCAAACCCCAAATTTGCACCCAAAAAGGGGAATGGATAAAAGTGATGTTGTTTGCTGTCATTCCCCTCTCCCATCTTTTGAGCAAGAGgagattattttcaaaattccatGGCCCAATGGTTTCAACCCACCTTAGCTGGAATTCGCTGGCAAACTTAAATTGGAAAATGTCATTCCCAACTTCTACAATCTTCAAATCCTGGCCTATTTTCCAAACGATCCTTAGTGTGTTCCTTAAAGCACATAGGTTCTGCTTTCTGTCCGTCAAGAGTTTCCCCATCAGACTTAGAGAGCATTCTTCTATTACTTGTGTTTTATCTTCTTTTGAAATTGAGATCTGGaactcttcttcttccattAGTTGCAAATTCTTCAAAACTTCTATTAGCTCTTGCTCCATGACTGTGCGTATTATAGTGTGATTTCAAGGTTTTCGATGGTTTTGAAGGCCACCTAATCAGAACTAAAAGCTCTGATTTAAGGCCTAAGAGACTGCTCCTATAGAGGAAAGAGAAAACCACTCAAGAGAAAaaacacgagagagagagagagagagttaaatcaagcaattttcccttaatattttggaaaagagcaaatatgtcatattgttattctctcagttaaaccctaatgaaaacttatgattcttaaaatattttattgtataatgtctaaaatactctcactaaattttaacatcccaaaaattttcttcatgtaatttgagttttagatagtagtaatttttggaaaattggaATGATGATATaagatattttatttgttatctaaAGAACATAgattttctaggtttaaattttttgaaatttataatttatctaatggaaaattcgatgacacatgccttttgttattattatttttttcttagcaAAACTCAATTGCTTATTGTTGGAAGATAATAATATTGGTTATtattcttagaagtttttagtGAGTGAATATATTGCCTTCAGCAAATaagtactaaaaaaatattatagtaaaataaatatttatatgttaaatagctaccctaattttgtgtgtgattaaaattcttatacaaatgagattaactttttataacataattatcaaaattcttaaaattaatgtctcttttgattaatgtaaatctctatgtacttcaaaaatcaaatgatttatatcttttttttgtgatataaataaaatctagaattgaTCTTAatcattactctttttttttttcagcaagGCACGTGCTACCCTAACTAGTATACATaaataatgagaaaccattacatattttaaaaatgtatagtttaaaaaaagtgtaagctcatactatatataattagaatctcttctaaaaatatataattataattgtttttaataatttataattgtttttaattgtatacatatatatatatatatatatatatatatatgcacgtaactatataataataaataaaaagatccTTAGAAGCTAAAGTATTACAAGCTCGGGACGTTGGTAATGTCCTATTACAACTTTTTCATCGGTCATGTGGGTAGTCACTCAAAGGTATGTAGCTTGAACTTTGTCCCTTGCCCTGACCACTGCCTCCATGCTAAAGCGGCCTACCCCATTGCTTACGTGTGGCGCATCCATGTCACCGAATCACCTTCAATCCTTGACCTTGACCGTTGTGGTCTCTCGCTCCTCcttatgttatttttatttttatattttcaataatagtGCTATGTTGTCAATGCTTGATCACAATCAGGGAAATACTAGTACACACTTGAAATGCATTGAAATTGGTCTAACTTGAAAATCATGACTTGATTTCAGATTATTTTAAGTGTGTGTAATAGTGTATAAGAAACACTgctctaattattattattgaatagTAATTGATTTAATTCGAAATAATGACACTAAGTAGACTGGATGTGTTACTGTTTTGGGCCTTTTCTTAGATTGATTAATCTACTAcctaaaactaaaagtaaagcAACAGTGCTCGCTTTACATGGCACTTACATTGGAGACAGTATGATCCTTGAGAAACAAAGTAGTGCAAAATAATGGGCGGGTAAGCTTTATTACTTGTTGAGCTCCATAGTTTAGAAAGAAGGTTTAAGGAGCACATTCTTGCAGCTAAGACCAGTGCGCAGTGCGCAGCTAAGTCCAAGACAAGATGAAGATGTAACTTGCTGAAGGCTCCACCAAATGGTgtgataaaattaaatattgatgCAGCGTGTTTAAATGAGAAGACTATAGCTGTGGTAGTTGGggatgaaaattgaaatattttaaaggTGTGGGCTTGAAGTATAATGTCGTGTAGTCATAGTTTTGCTGAAACTTCTGCCATAATTTGGGCTTTGCAACTAGCTAAAGATAAAAAGTTCTGAAGTATAATTGTTAAGAGTGATTCTAAGCTCTATGGTGATGCCATAAATAAGAATTTGGAGGCATGTTTGGAGATTTAGTCACCATTGAACGATGCATTAGTCTTGGCTGATTCTTTTGTGGGTTGTTTTTGTTGGATCAAAAAGGATGCTAACTTTGTAGCTCATGAACTAAACAAGTATGTTTTGTACTCAAATATctgatatttttgtaattgtacATCCCTTCATCTTGCTGTCATGAAGGCTTGGGAAAGAAATGTATCTCTTTTGTTCATTCAATCAAATATTCACATTTATCAAAAAAGCAACTCGGTTGTTAAGAGTTGTGTGATgaatcctatcaaaaaaaaaaaaaaaaaaagagttgtgtgatgaaagaaaaattcGGGCAGGTTTTCttagaaaatgtcaaaaataaagCTTTTCCATCCATGAGTTAAATAGAAGCTATCAATCCAATAAACTGAAGCCCATATATGTTTTCCTAGAAGGAAGCCCAAGTCATGAGTCATGTGTGACTTGGTTTCAAGAAAAGAGGGAACCAATACTTCTCCTAAAAGAGACcaatacatttttttagaaagcCCAAGTATAGTTAAATCCATtccaaaatagtaaaaaaatatatatattttttgataaaatacaaTTAACACCCTTAAGGTTTGGGCTAAGTTAGCTAggttcaaaacttttcaaaattgatcaacTTGCACCCTAATCATCGTGAGAGAGCAGAAAAAAATGATAACGGTTTAGGGTTCAAGTTAGGTTTAGGGACCAAGTTTgttagttttgaaaagttttgaaccTGATTTGCATTAGTCTTGAATCTTAGATATGTTAACTGTATTTTACCCATTTTCTCTATGTTTTCGCCTTTTTAATTTGAACATCAAATTTTCacaggttttttatttatttttttatccttacATTTTAAACGTTGTCATTTTGGTCCTTGTCATCATCTTATTTAGGACTTTCCAAAGCaaaccaaaacacaactaaaccATCTGACCTAGTGCCACCCAACTGAAACCAACTTAATCCAAGTAGAGAGGTGGCCGACATTGGATCTCCAACATCAACAATCGATGGGAGTGGGTTGAGTGGCGGGTTAGAGATTTGAAACCTGATGGAAACTAAACTGATGGACAAATCATGTTGGTAACTGCcattctctttctccctctttctcttaTTCTCAGATCCATTGAGATCTCGTCAAGATTCGACTAGATCTGGGCTAGATTTGTTGAGATCCGGTGAGATCTCATTTGGTGTCTCCTCCTTCGGTTTCAATTTAAaccaatgttatgaatactatttcaaacagtttttttttaagggcaAAAACCAGTACCAGCCAAAATTCCCATTTTGCTTGAACTTGATTAGAACAACTAAAACACCTCGAAATTGACTGGAATTTGACTCGAGGTGGAACGGGTAGTATTACCATTTTATATTACATACTGGTATGAAAAGTTCTAAAACCAAATTAATAACATTAACTAAAACTGACTCAATTTGAATGAAGAACTGCCTGATCCAAACTAATGGTACTCACAGTGCGAATCCTCTGTTCTATCACCTGCCAAAATTGGGTTGAGTCCAAGTAGTATCCAAACTTGACTCGAACTGATGTGTGGATAATCTTAATCTCAAGAAACACTATTTTTAAACTAGTACTGTAATATAACATGGACCAaatgataataaatttaaaaatataaagaccaaAATAGAAACTATGAATACTTGAAgatcaaatagaaaatagagaaaaaaaacataGGGAACAAAACTATGTTTTTGTCGAAAATTAGGCCTCGTTTGGTAGAACATcttaaatacatgtttttagtttttaaacaatattacacgtatttttacacattttttcacttatacgtatttcaaaaaaatataaacaacattaTTCAAACTCTTCTACTAAACAGTATCAATCACAAATGATTGGATTGGCATGTGTAGTGCTAGTGTAAGTGTATACAGTTAAAAGTTTTTTGAATTCAAAGCAAGCAGTCTACCCTGGAGTGGACCGAAATTATCTTCCCGCCACCTGGTACCAAACGTGTGGTTCAAAACAACACACAAAAATCCACAAGGACAACAGCGCACCAATTCCAAATATCTtcaacttctttcttcttctttctctctctctctctcttgtttccatgtcttcctctctcactctcctCTCTCTAAACCCTCCTTTTcaccacaaacacaaacacaaacacaaaccccaCTCCACTCTCCTCCTATTCCCAATCCCCAAACTACCCTCACTCTCCCTCTTCAAGTCCCACATTTGCCACTCCTCCAGTGAGGAAATCCGATGGCTTCGCGAGGAACAGCGGTGGCTACGCGAAGAGCAACGCTGGCTCCGTGAGGAACAACGCTGGGCTCGCGAGCGGGACTCACTCCTCCGCGAAATCTCTGACCTCAAGCTCAAAATACAAGCCCTAGAAGGAGCGTCATCGGTGTTAGAAGCCCTAGGATTAATGTTGCAGGGTTTGAAGGAGAAAGGCCTCATTGCAGAGACCGGgttggaggagaagaagaagaagaagaagaaggaggtgATTAGGGTTTCGGAGAAGCAGACTCTGCGGAAAGGATCGGAAGGCGCCGAGGTTCAAGCGATGCAGGTCTGCTCGCATTCACTCATACTATGAAATTCACAAGgcgagtttttgtttttgtgattcCTTTATAGAAAATACAACAGATAGATAGGCAAAACAAATATCGTTTTCATTCCTAAAGAAGTTTGCATCAACTTCGTTTTTCACTATTCATTTTTCTGTCCTTCTACTAACTCTCCCTAAATTTTTATCTCATGTGTGTAAGTGTAACTACACTAGGTCACATTATTTTTAGCATTAAAGAATTTGACATGTCTGATATGAACCATtacatttataaataataataaggacACACATTAGGCAAATAAGTGAGTAAAGTATTGGTTATATGAAAgatctttttaaagtttttgagcaaaaaaataaacttttattcaatcattttaaagtttaaggataaaaagtgtaatgttttcaatagtttagggatgaaacaAAACGAACTTCATTCAAactttagggacaaaaaaaaaaaagttttagccTAACTAATACTTGTGTACAATTATTATTTACATTGCCAATAATTTAGGGGCACTACAATAAAGTTATTTACTTAAGTACAAGTAAATGGGCTTAATTAAGTTGATtttaattatacataaaaatggTATATTGTACCACATAAGATGGGCAATTAGCTCACTGATTAGATTCAAATGTAGTTGAAGTTGATTGGACACATTGTTTTTGTTCGCTATGCACAGTTAGATCTCCAAAATTCCCTGTATTTATCATATATGTGAATttcaaagttgaaatttttataGGGTTTTCTGCAGTTGCCCCATGCGCGCTGTCACAACTCACAAATGCATTACTAACTTTGTAAGAGCATGTCTTATACTTTGATTTGTTCTAACATTTGAGTATGACAGGAGGCATTgcaaaaaattggattttactCAGGAGAGGAAGACATGGAATATTCAAGTTTCTCAATTGGGACCGAGCGTGCTGTGAAGACTTGGCAAGTAAGTTGCAAACATATATTTGTGGAACTTACTTATAGGAAAACTCTGTAGAATCATCAAGGGTAAAAATAGTCTTTCCCTGATAGAATATTCAATGCTGTATTACTATTCTGTTCCATGGTTCTTACAGTGCTTCATATTGCTTGACAGGCCTCACTAGGTGCCCCTGAAGATGGGATAATGACTGCAGAGCTGCTTGAAAGATTATATGTGGAGCAACAAATTATTGGTGCTGGTTCAAATGTAGATGC
It encodes the following:
- the LOC126688437 gene encoding protein disulfide isomerase pTAC5, chloroplastic; this translates as MSSSLTLLSLNPPFHHKHKHKHKPHSTLLLFPIPKLPSLSLFKSHICHSSSEEIRWLREEQRWLREEQRWLREEQRWARERDSLLREISDLKLKIQALEGASSVLEALGLMLQGLKEKGLIAETGLEEKKKKKKKEVIRVSEKQTLRKGSEGAEVQAMQEALQKIGFYSGEEDMEYSSFSIGTERAVKTWQASLGAPEDGIMTAELLERLYVEQQIIGAGSNVDADQKGSTLTVSPKEGANGAPVASITDISEVKQTVVNEESVTEVEVSQHRVFLLGENRWEEPSRLVGRNKPVGNSKTKDTTTKCLTCRGEGRLMCTECDGTGEPNIEPQFMEWVEEGTKCPYCEGLGYTVCDVCGGKQRKWRIKFLMRYLQAAWQSVMV